One Brevibacillus choshinensis genomic window carries:
- a CDS encoding GNAT family N-acetyltransferase, with the protein MNEAPNQLFLVAEVEGTLVGNLTFRGGARARTQHAGEFGVSVLKDFWGYGIGRALIESLLGWAKDSAVVRKINLRVRSDNASAIHLYKKLGFKEEGVFTREFLIDGVFYDCILMGIDID; encoded by the coding sequence ATGAATGAGGCACCGAACCAGCTCTTTCTCGTGGCAGAAGTAGAAGGAACGCTGGTGGGGAACCTGACGTTCCGGGGAGGTGCTCGCGCAAGAACGCAGCACGCGGGCGAGTTTGGAGTGAGCGTCTTAAAAGACTTCTGGGGGTATGGGATTGGGAGAGCTTTGATCGAATCTCTGCTGGGCTGGGCGAAGGATTCCGCGGTCGTCCGCAAGATCAACCTGCGCGTCCGGTCTGACAATGCTTCGGCGATTCATTTGTATAAAAAACTGGGCTTCAAAGAAGAAGGGGTATTCACCCGCGAGTTTTTGATTGACGGTGTTTTCTACGATTGCATATTGATGGGGATCGATATTGATTGA